Proteins encoded within one genomic window of Eurosta solidaginis isolate ZX-2024a chromosome 1, ASM4086904v1, whole genome shotgun sequence:
- the tll gene encoding protein tailless gives MQSSDGSPELMDTNKYSNTRASPGPSSRILYHVPCKVCRDHSSGKHYGIYACDGCAGFFKRSIRRARQYVCKSKKQGLCIVDKTHRNQCRSCRLRKCFEAGMNKDAVQHERGPRSHTLRRQLALYKEAVLGDRETSPEMLINAGMFNGFPVPPMFIPTLPPPPQHHLQSTLGNRFQAPMVLDLSMSGMTHHPMHQLPLGFFAPSPAFINANALPPTPPLVMAENLNETAAEHLFKNVNWIKSVQAFQSLPMPDQLLLLEDSWKEFFILSLSQYIMPINFQQLLYIYEAENINREKVNAVKAEIAFFQDILNQMCHLRIDGNEYECLRAITLFYRSYQRDDTPNNSFGTAASSSPSSNSSADSRGLIENFKVASLYEEARKTLHAYELRTNPTQPLRFQSLLGVLPLISKVSGFTVEELFFRKTIGEVNIIRLISDLYVQQKH, from the exons atgCAGTCAAGCGACGGATCACCAGAATTAATGGATACGAACAAATATAGCAATACGCGTGCATCACCCGGTCCGTCAA GTCGCATACTCTATCATGTCCCCTGCAAAGTTTGTCGCGACCATAGCTCTGGCAAGCATTATGGCATTTATGCTTGCGACGGCTGTGCTGGCTTCTTTAAACGTTCCATACGTCGTGCACGTCAATATGTTTGCAAATCAAAAAAGCAAGGACTctgcattgtggataagacacaTCGTAATCAATGTCGCTCTTGTCGTTTGCGCAAATGTTTCGAAGCTGGCATGAATAAGGATGCTGTACAACATGAGCGTGGACCACGTTCGCACACCCTACGCCGTCAACTTGCTTTATATAAGGAGGCGGTATTGGGTGATCGTGAGACATCACCTGAAATGTTAATTAATGCTGGTATGTTTAATGGATTTCCGGTGCCACCAATGTTCATACCAACTTTACCGCCGCCACCGCAACATCATCTACAATCAACGTTGGGTAATCGGTTTCAAGCGCCTATGGTGCTGGATTTATCCATGTCTGGCATGACTCATCATCCAATGCATCAGCTGCCACTTGGCTTCTTTGCACCAAGTCCAGCATTTATTAATGCTAATGCTTTACCACCTACACCACCGCTGGTAATGGCAGAAAATTTGAATGAGACTGCAGCTGAGCATCTTTTCAAGAATGTCAATTGGATTAAAAGTGTACAGGCGTTCCAATCGCTACCAATGCCTGAccaattgttgttgttggaggACTCATGGAAGGAATTCTTTATTTTATCGCTGTCTCAGTATATAATGCCAATCAATTTTCAACAATTACTCTATATTTATGAAGCAGAGAATATTAATCGTGAAAAAGTGAATGCAGTCAAAGCTGAGATTGCATTCTTTCAAGATATACTCAATCAAATGTGTCATCTACGCATCGACGGCAATGAATATGAATGTTTGCGTGCAATTACTCTCTTCTATCGCTCCTATCAGCGTGACGATACACCCAATAATTCATTTGGTACTGCCGCTAGCAGCAGTCCAAGCTCGAATTCATCTGCTGACTCACGTGGACTCATCGAAAATTTCAAGGTCGCAAGCTTATACGAGGAAGCACGCAAAACTCTGCATGCCTATGAGTTACGTACAAATCCCACGCAACCTTTACGCTTTCAATCATTGCTCGGCGTACTACCGTTAATCAGCAAAGTGTCCGGGTTTACTGTAGAGGAATTGTTCTTTCGCAAAACAATCGGTGAGGTCAATATCATTCGGCTCATCTCGGATTTATATGTACAACAAAAGCACTGA